A genomic region of Sphingobium sp. HWE2-09 contains the following coding sequences:
- a CDS encoding NADPH-dependent FMN reductase, with protein MNSHHPQVAILVGSLRADSINLKVAKSIMLIAEDRFDVEIVQISDLPLYSEDLDATPPAEYERFRKQIVDKDGVIFCTPEYNRGVPGALKNAIDVGSRPYGKSVWGGKSAAVISVSPSPIGGFGANHQLRQLCVFLDMPTLQQPEAYLGGVTAAKFDTDGIVTEETLSVFLEKIVSAYATWLSRSAT; from the coding sequence ATGAACAGCCACCATCCCCAGGTCGCCATCCTCGTCGGCAGCCTACGCGCAGACAGCATCAACCTCAAAGTCGCGAAAAGCATCATGCTCATTGCAGAGGACCGGTTTGACGTTGAGATCGTCCAGATCTCGGATCTGCCACTCTATTCAGAAGATCTCGATGCCACACCGCCCGCAGAATACGAACGCTTTCGCAAGCAGATCGTCGACAAGGACGGTGTCATCTTCTGCACGCCGGAATATAATCGCGGCGTCCCCGGCGCCCTCAAGAACGCGATCGACGTCGGCTCGCGGCCTTATGGCAAGAGCGTTTGGGGAGGCAAGTCTGCTGCAGTAATTAGCGTCTCACCAAGTCCGATCGGCGGCTTCGGCGCGAACCATCAACTCCGGCAGCTGTGCGTCTTCCTCGACATGCCGACGCTCCAGCAGCCCGAGGCGTACCTCGGGGGGGTTACGGCCGCCAAGTTCGACACAGATGGGATCGTTACTGAAGAGACTTTGAGCGTCTTTCTGGAAAAGATAGTTTCGGCCTATGCCACCTGGCTTTCACGATCGGCCACTTGA
- a CDS encoding catalase → MKSKGLTSAAGAPVGDNLNIMTAGPRGPALLQDVWLIEKLAHFDREVIPERRMHAKGWGAFGTFTVTHDVTRYTKARIFAEVGKQTPLFMRFSTVAGERGAADAERDIRGFAVKFYTEEGNWDVVGNNTPVFFFRDPLRFPDLNHVVKRDPRTGLRSAQNNWDFWSLLPEALHQVTIVMSDRGIPRSLRNMHGFGSHTYSLIEADNRRVWVKLHFRCQQGIENLTDAESQAVIAQDRESHGRDLLDAIDRGDFPRWQLCFQVMTEEQARNHRHNPFDLTKVWPKGEYPLIPVGMMELNQTPENFFAQVEQASFTPANIVPGVGFSPDKMLQARLFSYGDAARYRLGVNHHSIPVNAPRCPFHSYHRDGQMRVDGNLGGTAPYYPNSVGEWADHPEIKEKPLAIGDLADHWDHRVDEDHFEQPGILFRKMSHAQQEALFGNTARAIKGASREIQRRHIANCANADPDYGAGVARALGIDPFGDD, encoded by the coding sequence ATGAAGAGCAAGGGCCTTACGTCTGCGGCGGGTGCACCGGTGGGCGACAATCTCAACATCATGACTGCCGGCCCACGTGGACCCGCCCTGCTCCAGGACGTCTGGCTCATTGAGAAGCTAGCGCACTTTGATCGCGAGGTGATTCCCGAACGCCGCATGCACGCAAAGGGCTGGGGCGCATTCGGAACATTCACGGTAACCCACGACGTCACCCGCTACACCAAGGCTCGGATCTTTGCGGAAGTAGGCAAGCAGACCCCCCTCTTCATGCGCTTCTCGACCGTTGCAGGCGAGCGCGGTGCCGCCGACGCCGAACGCGACATTCGCGGTTTCGCCGTGAAGTTCTACACCGAAGAGGGCAACTGGGACGTTGTCGGCAACAACACCCCGGTGTTCTTCTTCCGGGATCCGCTCCGCTTTCCGGACCTCAACCATGTCGTGAAGCGCGATCCTCGCACCGGGCTGAGGAGCGCCCAGAACAACTGGGATTTCTGGTCGCTTCTCCCCGAAGCGCTCCATCAGGTCACCATCGTCATGTCGGATCGCGGCATCCCGCGCAGCCTTCGCAACATGCACGGCTTCGGGTCGCACACCTACAGCCTGATCGAAGCCGACAACCGCCGCGTGTGGGTCAAACTTCATTTCCGCTGCCAACAGGGGATCGAGAATCTCACCGACGCCGAATCTCAAGCGGTGATCGCCCAGGATCGCGAGAGCCATGGGCGCGATCTCCTCGACGCGATCGACCGCGGCGATTTCCCCCGCTGGCAGCTCTGCTTCCAGGTGATGACCGAGGAGCAGGCCAGGAACCACCGGCACAACCCCTTCGACCTGACCAAGGTCTGGCCGAAAGGCGAGTATCCACTGATCCCGGTGGGAATGATGGAGCTGAACCAGACGCCTGAGAACTTCTTCGCGCAGGTCGAGCAGGCGTCGTTCACTCCAGCCAACATCGTTCCAGGCGTCGGCTTCTCACCAGACAAGATGCTGCAGGCCCGCCTGTTCTCTTACGGAGACGCCGCGCGCTACCGTCTTGGCGTCAACCACCACTCAATCCCGGTCAATGCGCCCCGTTGCCCCTTCCACAGCTACCATAGGGACGGACAGATGCGCGTCGATGGCAACCTCGGTGGAACCGCCCCATACTATCCGAACAGTGTCGGGGAGTGGGCCGACCATCCTGAGATAAAGGAGAAGCCGCTCGCGATCGGCGACCTCGCCGACCATTGGGACCATCGCGTGGATGAGGACCATTTCGAGCAGCCCGGCATCCTGTTCCGCAAGATGAGCCATGCGCAGCAGGAAGCGCTATTCGGCAATACGGCGCGCGCCATCAAAGGAGCGAGCAGGGAGATCCAGCGCCGCCACATCGCCAACTGCGCAAACGCGGATCCCGACTATGGCGCTGGGGTCGCAAGGGCCCTCGGCATCGATCCGTTCGGCGACGACTGA
- a CDS encoding NAD-dependent epimerase/dehydratase family protein, which translates to MAKVLVTGGTGFVGGHCILQLLDAGHAVRTTVRTIERAVEVRDLVALHASKEAAVDVVQADLLDDAGWAEAADGMDFILHVASPFPADAPEDPQELIVPARDGALRVVRAARDAGVSRVVMTSSFAAVGYGIPSRNGPFDENDWTDPDEPSVQAYMQSKFHAEKAAWNFIAREGNGLELSVINPTGIFGPALSDDFSTSIGLVQGLLKGALPAVPRISFGVVDVRDVADLHLRAMLAPKAKGERFIAVAGPALWLKDVAAILRHQLGDRASGVPTREMPDEEVIRLAAEAPAMAAMVPQLGIVRESTSEKAIRLLDWAPRSAEEAILASARSLLERGMEDT; encoded by the coding sequence ATGGCCAAGGTACTTGTCACTGGCGGCACCGGATTTGTCGGAGGGCACTGCATCCTTCAGCTGCTTGACGCAGGACATGCCGTCCGCACGACGGTGCGCACCATCGAACGCGCCGTCGAGGTTCGGGACCTCGTTGCGCTACACGCAAGCAAGGAAGCGGCGGTTGATGTCGTCCAGGCTGATCTGCTCGACGATGCCGGCTGGGCGGAAGCCGCGGATGGCATGGATTTCATCCTGCACGTTGCTTCCCCGTTTCCGGCTGACGCACCCGAGGATCCCCAGGAACTGATTGTGCCGGCGCGCGATGGCGCCCTCAGGGTCGTTCGGGCCGCGCGTGATGCCGGGGTGTCGCGGGTCGTCATGACGTCATCCTTCGCTGCCGTTGGATACGGGATCCCTTCGCGAAATGGACCATTCGACGAGAACGACTGGACCGATCCGGACGAGCCCTCGGTACAGGCCTATATGCAGTCCAAGTTCCACGCGGAAAAGGCGGCATGGAACTTCATCGCGCGAGAGGGCAACGGTCTGGAACTATCTGTGATCAACCCGACCGGCATCTTCGGACCTGCGCTGAGCGACGACTTCTCGACATCCATCGGTTTGGTGCAGGGTCTTCTGAAGGGGGCGCTGCCAGCTGTTCCGCGCATTTCCTTCGGCGTCGTCGATGTGCGGGACGTGGCGGACCTTCATCTTCGCGCTATGCTCGCGCCCAAGGCAAAGGGCGAGCGCTTCATCGCCGTCGCTGGCCCGGCGCTGTGGCTCAAGGACGTCGCGGCGATACTGCGCCACCAACTTGGCGATCGCGCATCCGGGGTGCCCACCCGCGAGATGCCGGATGAGGAGGTGATCCGTTTAGCTGCGGAAGCTCCCGCGATGGCGGCGATGGTACCCCAGCTCGGCATCGTCCGCGAGTCCACGTCCGAGAAGGCCATCCGGTTGCTCGACTGGGCGCCTCGCTCAGCGGAGGAGGCAATTCTGGCGAGCGCTCGGTCGCTGCTGGAACGTGGAATGGAAGACACGTAG
- a CDS encoding LysR family transcriptional regulator, whose product MKPLSLRDLEAVRLLGMRRNFRAAAAELGVSAPTLSHMIASIENRIGIRLFNRTTRSVAPTEAGETLIERMAPALASISEAFDVIEGLRSEAAGRIRLNASEVAAARLLPTVAAFMAGYPGIDVEIVSDGLLSDIVADGFDAGIRLEEVVPQDMVAIALSPEEQIIVVGSPAYFDDKPAPERPEDLVDHDCIVARLPSGRVMPWEFYDGARPFTIAVSGRLQVGSVAIALQAAKLGLGLAHVSMSEAREDISSGKLVHVLELLDAAISRTPPLLSPTASSLCCLRGLPGISADALHYNKLRLCFDRRGHRPEIAESVFFETMSIVVTHRAATTDHIVEQPGGDPLQDQVGQWRSQFPAASAATNTGKSTQNTRPVSHGVPAFSFFLGSPLKLPQRRSEDVEGLVTHVCCDPEQAEIAVGTEIRPLLEPGV is encoded by the coding sequence ATGAAGCCGCTCAGCCTGCGTGATCTCGAAGCGGTCAGGCTTCTTGGGATGCGTCGCAATTTCCGCGCCGCCGCAGCCGAACTGGGCGTCTCTGCGCCTACGCTCAGCCACATGATCGCGTCGATAGAGAACCGCATCGGCATTCGCCTGTTCAACCGCACGACACGTAGCGTAGCTCCGACGGAAGCAGGGGAAACACTGATCGAGAGGATGGCGCCAGCGCTCGCCTCGATCTCCGAGGCCTTCGATGTGATCGAGGGCCTTAGAAGCGAAGCAGCCGGCCGAATCCGGTTGAATGCCTCCGAGGTCGCCGCGGCGCGGCTCCTTCCAACCGTTGCCGCATTCATGGCGGGATATCCGGGGATTGATGTCGAGATCGTGAGCGACGGACTTCTGAGCGACATCGTGGCTGACGGCTTCGATGCCGGCATTCGACTTGAGGAGGTGGTGCCGCAGGATATGGTCGCGATCGCCCTCAGCCCCGAAGAGCAGATCATAGTTGTTGGATCACCGGCATATTTCGACGACAAACCGGCGCCTGAAAGACCGGAGGATCTCGTTGATCACGACTGCATCGTAGCCCGACTGCCAAGCGGGCGGGTCATGCCGTGGGAGTTTTACGATGGCGCTCGGCCGTTCACCATAGCCGTCAGCGGGCGGCTTCAGGTCGGCTCCGTTGCCATTGCGCTTCAAGCCGCGAAGCTGGGGCTTGGCCTCGCTCACGTGAGCATGTCGGAGGCGCGTGAGGATATCAGTTCGGGAAAGCTCGTGCATGTGCTCGAACTCTTGGACGCCGCCATTTCCCGGACTCCGCCTCTATTATCCCCGACAGCGTCATCACTCTGCTGCCTTCGGGGCCTTCCTGGAATATCTGCGGATGCATTGCACTACAATAAACTCCGGCTCTGCTTTGACCGTCGGGGTCATCGCCCGGAGATAGCGGAGAGTGTATTCTTCGAAACGATGTCCATAGTCGTCACGCACCGGGCCGCCACCACCGATCACATCGTAGAACAGCCCGGAGGTGATCCGCTCCAGGATCAGGTCGGGCAATGGCGATCGCAATTTCCAGCCGCGTCGGCCGCTACGAACACAGGGAAATCGACGCAGAACACTCGGCCGGTAAGCCATGGTGTCCCAGCCTTTTCTTTCTTCCTTGGCTCGCCTCTGAAGCTCCCCCAGAGGCGCAGCGAGGATGTTGAGGGCCTTGTCACGCATGTCTGCTGTGACCCCGAGCAGGCCGAAATCGCCGTCGGCACCGAAATTCGGCCTCTGCTTGAACCCGGCGTATAA
- a CDS encoding SOS response-associated peptidase family protein, translating to MSRLHTVMAGPAEIAAHFGIDPVPQVHIPDETGEGLPGLIIFEKAGRRILKSVTWGFPRQTREMRERGEDPGRVGIVADLTNPMWEGIVVEPRYRCLIVLTHFANPDGDEGAKTRTWFSLRNEPIMAWAGFCRNLPGEGSVYAGMTMEANEAIPPTNDRMPVLLDRHEYDDWLHGGIKDVIGFQFRPPFAASRMVVQRTKDLWRSGSPPPDAGRQLAMI from the coding sequence ATGTCCCGCTTGCACACGGTGATGGCCGGTCCCGCGGAGATCGCGGCTCATTTCGGCATCGATCCGGTGCCGCAGGTCCACATTCCGGATGAAACCGGAGAGGGGCTGCCAGGCCTGATCATTTTCGAAAAGGCCGGCCGTCGCATCCTGAAGTCTGTCACATGGGGGTTCCCACGGCAGACAAGGGAGATGCGCGAGCGCGGTGAGGATCCGGGACGAGTCGGAATAGTGGCGGACCTCACTAACCCGATGTGGGAGGGTATCGTCGTCGAGCCGCGCTACCGCTGCCTGATCGTGCTGACACACTTCGCCAACCCCGATGGCGACGAGGGTGCGAAGACCCGGACGTGGTTCTCGCTCAGGAACGAGCCGATCATGGCCTGGGCGGGCTTTTGTCGGAACCTGCCGGGCGAGGGGTCCGTCTATGCAGGTATGACGATGGAGGCGAACGAGGCGATCCCGCCGACGAACGACCGAATGCCGGTCCTTCTCGACCGGCACGAATATGACGACTGGCTGCATGGCGGGATCAAGGACGTGATCGGGTTCCAGTTCCGTCCGCCGTTCGCAGCCAGCAGGATGGTGGTGCAGCGCACGAAGGATTTGTGGCGGAGCGGATCGCCGCCGCCGGACGCGGGACGGCAGCTGGCAATGATTTAA
- a CDS encoding ImuA family protein encodes MHQSAVLADLRQRIALIEGACVRHAALPFGIHAIDRHLPAGGISTGALHEVAGSPELADDAAATVFLAGILARCDGPVFWCLRWRDLFAPALHLAGLDPDRVIYVEAGSDTNVLIAMEECLRHAGLGGVVGELKKTTLTASRRLQLAAEQSGVPAFVFRRASPVEQMGDGTAALTRWRVTAAPSEKLGIPSLGRPRWRLQLERARGGDPQLWTVEACDETGRIGLPPDVAHGSRQAEGRQAA; translated from the coding sequence ATGCACCAGTCCGCCGTCCTTGCAGATCTCCGTCAGCGCATCGCGCTGATCGAGGGCGCGTGCGTGCGACATGCGGCCCTGCCGTTTGGCATCCACGCCATTGACCGCCACCTGCCGGCGGGCGGAATATCGACCGGTGCCCTGCACGAGGTGGCGGGCAGCCCGGAACTCGCCGACGACGCGGCGGCGACCGTGTTCCTGGCAGGCATTCTCGCGCGATGTGATGGGCCGGTCTTCTGGTGCCTGCGCTGGCGCGACCTCTTCGCCCCCGCCCTCCATCTCGCCGGACTCGATCCCGATCGTGTGATCTATGTCGAAGCGGGCAGCGACACGAACGTGCTCATCGCCATGGAGGAATGCCTGCGTCATGCGGGCCTCGGCGGCGTGGTCGGCGAGCTGAAGAAGACGACGCTCACCGCATCCCGGCGCCTGCAGCTTGCGGCGGAGCAGTCCGGCGTCCCCGCATTCGTCTTCCGGCGGGCGTCGCCAGTCGAACAAATGGGCGACGGCACGGCTGCGCTGACGCGATGGCGCGTGACGGCGGCGCCCAGCGAGAAACTCGGCATCCCCAGCCTCGGCCGCCCTCGCTGGCGGCTCCAACTCGAACGCGCCCGCGGCGGTGATCCCCAGCTCTGGACGGTGGAGGCCTGCGATGAGACGGGTCGTATCGGTCTTCCTCCCGACGTGGCCCACGGATCGCGTCAGGCGGAAGGCCGGCAGGCAGCCTGA
- a CDS encoding DUF6504 family protein gives MIAAVDVEARRLGILPGMTVTRARSLAPDIDVVDADPDGDLDGLRRLALWAGKRYSPVVAPDPPDGIWMDVTGCAHLFDGEVPLLKDIMRRVAGSGMACQGAIADTAGCAHAVARFVPSGRPTIIELGQTRKAMAILPVSSLRIEPGVADELRRMGFERIEQLIAAPRAPLAKRFGRQLYKRLDQAMGQIPEPIDPIFPVDMPRVRRGLLEPIGTADAIAQVIGDLSADIAAVMTRSGVGARRLDLHFERVDGLRPAVRVGTAKPSRDILHMKKLLAQKIEAVDPGLGIEAMSLVASLVQPMGAAQIGSVLQSDQRGPDLPSIVDTLANRFGPRSLYRAAPREGGMPEREVGLVSAMSAPSAIAWADDLPRPARTIEPPETVDVMAALPDSPPAMFVWRGRRYRITQADGPERLHGEWWREGGHEADTPLTVRDYFQVETERGGRYWLFRLGDGENPATGSMRWFIHGAFA, from the coding sequence GTGATCGCCGCCGTGGACGTCGAGGCGCGCCGCCTCGGCATCCTGCCGGGCATGACGGTGACGCGCGCCCGGTCTCTGGCTCCTGACATAGATGTGGTCGACGCGGATCCCGATGGCGATCTGGACGGCCTGCGCCGTCTCGCCCTGTGGGCTGGGAAGCGATACTCGCCCGTCGTCGCCCCGGATCCGCCCGACGGGATCTGGATGGACGTCACCGGCTGTGCCCATCTTTTCGATGGCGAGGTGCCGCTTCTCAAGGACATCATGCGTCGCGTCGCCGGCTCCGGTATGGCATGCCAAGGCGCCATCGCCGACACGGCCGGATGCGCCCATGCGGTCGCCCGCTTCGTGCCGTCCGGCCGGCCCACCATCATCGAGTTGGGCCAGACCCGCAAGGCGATGGCCATCCTTCCCGTTTCCTCGCTCCGGATCGAGCCGGGCGTCGCCGATGAACTTCGCCGCATGGGGTTCGAACGGATCGAACAGCTGATCGCCGCACCGCGTGCGCCACTGGCAAAGCGGTTCGGCCGCCAATTATACAAGCGACTGGACCAGGCGATGGGCCAGATCCCCGAACCGATCGATCCCATCTTCCCGGTCGACATGCCACGCGTCCGACGCGGACTGCTCGAGCCCATCGGCACGGCAGATGCGATCGCGCAGGTGATTGGTGACCTGTCCGCCGACATTGCCGCCGTCATGACGCGAAGCGGCGTTGGCGCACGCAGGCTCGACCTGCATTTCGAGCGAGTCGATGGCCTGCGGCCAGCCGTCCGCGTCGGCACTGCGAAACCAAGCCGCGACATTCTGCACATGAAGAAGCTGCTGGCCCAGAAGATAGAGGCAGTTGATCCCGGCCTCGGCATCGAAGCGATGTCGCTGGTCGCCAGCCTCGTCCAACCGATGGGTGCAGCACAGATCGGCTCTGTCCTCCAGAGCGACCAGCGCGGCCCCGACCTGCCGTCCATCGTCGACACCCTAGCCAACCGCTTCGGTCCACGGTCGCTATACCGGGCGGCACCGCGTGAAGGCGGCATGCCCGAGCGCGAGGTGGGTCTCGTCTCCGCTATGTCCGCACCATCCGCGATCGCGTGGGCCGACGATCTGCCTCGACCTGCCCGAACGATCGAGCCACCTGAGACGGTCGATGTGATGGCGGCGCTGCCCGACAGCCCGCCAGCGATGTTCGTCTGGCGTGGACGGCGCTACCGGATCACCCAGGCCGACGGCCCGGAACGCCTTCATGGCGAGTGGTGGCGCGAGGGTGGCCATGAGGCCGACACCCCGCTCACCGTGCGCGACTATTTCCAGGTCGAGACCGAACGCGGCGGCCGCTACTGGCTGTTCCGGCTCGGCGACGGCGAGAACCCCGCCACCGGATCCATGCGCTGGTTCATCCACGGGGCCTTCGCATGA
- a CDS encoding type 1 glutamine amidotransferase domain-containing protein yields the protein MTLDGKNIAILIAPRGTEEPEFVQPKEAVEQAGGKVTVIGIEAGEAKTNNGDLDPGGSYKVDKTVADVSADDFDGLIIPGGTVGADKLRADDDVVELVSAFFQQKKPVGAICHGPWLLVEADVVGDRELTSYPTLQTDIENAGGSWTDQEVVVDEGLVTSRNPDDLPAFCSKLVEEFAEGRHADA from the coding sequence ATGACGCTCGACGGCAAGAACATCGCCATCCTCATCGCGCCGCGCGGGACGGAGGAGCCCGAATTCGTCCAGCCGAAGGAGGCGGTCGAACAGGCCGGCGGGAAGGTCACCGTCATCGGCATCGAGGCGGGGGAGGCGAAGACCAACAACGGCGATCTCGATCCCGGCGGCAGCTACAAGGTCGACAAGACGGTGGCGGACGTCAGCGCAGACGACTTCGACGGCCTGATCATTCCCGGAGGCACTGTCGGAGCCGACAAGCTGCGCGCCGATGATGACGTAGTGGAATTGGTCAGCGCTTTCTTCCAGCAGAAGAAGCCAGTCGGTGCGATCTGTCATGGTCCGTGGCTGCTGGTGGAAGCGGACGTGGTCGGCGATCGTGAGCTGACTTCGTATCCGACACTGCAGACCGACATCGAGAACGCCGGAGGCAGCTGGACGGATCAGGAGGTGGTGGTCGACGAGGGTCTCGTCACCAGCCGCAATCCGGACGATCTCCCAGCCTTCTGCTCCAAGCTCGTCGAGGAATTCGCAGAGGGCCGCCACGCCGACGCATAG